AGCTCAACATGTCCCCGCCTCCATGCTCTGCAGGCGCTTCCTCTTCGGCTGTGAGATAAGGAAATTCACAGACTACGTTCATCCATTTCAGCCAGGATGCTCTTCAAATCCTGGCCGACTAGCAACACGCGAGCTAAAAGTCTCTCAATACGATCGTGGCATTCGGAGCACGTGCTCACCCACGAAGCTCAAAACCAGATTGTTCGAAATCGGCGCCGTGCGGTACAGCCGCGCTTCCCGCCACTTGCGCTCCACGTGGTATTCCTTCGCGAAGCCGTATCCGCCCAGCGCGTTCATCGCGGCTTCGCCCGCCTCCCACGCCGCCTCGGATGCGAGGTACTTCGTCATGTTGGCCTCCGCCCCACATGGCAGGCCGGTGTCAAAAAGCGCCGCCGCCTTGAACCTCATCAGGCTGGCCGCCTCGACGGCGACATGCGCCTTGGCGATGGGAAATTGCACGCCTTGATTCATGCCGATAGGCCGGTCGAATACGCGTCGCTCGTTCGCGTACTTCACGGAGTATTCGACAAACCATCGGCCGTCGCCAATCGATTCGCTGCCTACCAGGATGCGCTCCGCGTTTAGCGAGCTCAGCACATACGAAAATCCCTTTCCTTCCTCGCCGATAAGCGCCTCGCGCGGCAGCACCAGGTTGTCGATGAAGAGCTGGTTGGTCCCGTGATTCACCATCGTAGCGATAGGGACCGCCTTGATTGCGTCTCCGCTCT
The nucleotide sequence above comes from Candidatus Binataceae bacterium. Encoded proteins:
- a CDS encoding acyl-CoA dehydrogenase family protein, whose product is MNFELTESQKEIRTAVADLCERFGNEYWRGCDEKSAYPDEFVKTLSQAGWLAALIPQEYGGAGLGMLEASIILEEINRSGGNAVACHAQMYTMASILKHGSAEQKRRYLPAIASGELRLQSFGITEPDAGSETPRIKTFARREGDQYVINGQKIFTSRYQHSDLLLLLTRTTPFDQVKKKTDGISLFLVNLKESGDAIKAVPIATMVNHGTNQLFIDNLVLPREALIGEEGKGFSYVLSSLNAERILVGSESIGDGRWFVEYSVKYANERRVFDRPIGMNQGVQFPIAKAHVAVEAASLMRFKAAALFDTGLPCGAEANMTKYLASEAAWEAGEAAMNALGGYGFAKEYHVERKWREARLYRTAPISNNLVLSFVGEHVLRMPRSY